Within the Candidatus Flexicrinis proximus genome, the region CATAGGGAGGCCACGATGTCAGTACGCACAGCCATCATCGGCGCGGGCAAAGTCGGCCGCACCCACGCGCAGGTTCTGTCTGCGCTGCCGCAGGCCAATCTCGTTGCCGTCTGCGGCCGTACGCTCGAAAAAGCCGAGGTGCTGGCTGCCGAGTTCGGGGCGCTTCCATTCGCCAATGTCTCAGACATGATCCGTACTGCTGGAGTCGAGGCAGTGATCGTCTGCACGCCCCACCCTGCCCACGCCGACCCGACCATCGAGGCACTGAACGCTGGCGCGCATGTCCTGGTGGAAAAACCGCTGGCATCGTCTCTCGCCGACTGTGATGCGATGCTCGCGGCGGCAGAGCGCAGCGGCCGCACGCTGGGCGTCATCAGCCAGCGCCGCTGGATCGCCTCGGCACAGCGCATCAGAACTGCCATCGATACGGGCCAGATCGGCAAACCGATCCTGGCGATCGCCACACTTCTCGGCTGGAGGAGTCCTGCTTACTACGAGTCCGACCCCTGGCGCGGACGCTGGGATACCGAGGGCGGCGGAGTGCTCGTCAACCAGGCGCCGCACCAGTTGGACTTGCTGCTCTGGTATATGGGCGAAGTCGCCGAAGTCAGCGCCTACTGGGCAAACCTCAACCACCCTCAGATCGAGGTTGAGGACACGGCAGTCGCCATCCTCCGTTTCAAGAGCGGCGCGCTGGGCAACCTTGTCCTCAGTAATTCGCAGAATCCCGGTCTTTATGGCCGCG harbors:
- a CDS encoding Gfo/Idh/MocA family oxidoreductase; this translates as MSVRTAIIGAGKVGRTHAQVLSALPQANLVAVCGRTLEKAEVLAAEFGALPFANVSDMIRTAGVEAVIVCTPHPAHADPTIEALNAGAHVLVEKPLASSLADCDAMLAAAERSGRTLGVISQRRWIASAQRIRTAIDTGQIGKPILAIATLLGWRSPAYYESDPWRGRWDTEGGGVLVNQAPHQLDLLLWYMGEVAEVSAYWANLNHPQIEVEDTAVAILRFKSGALGNLVLSNSQNPGLYGRVHVYGETGAALGVQTDGGSMFVAGMTPTLEPPYNDVWTIPGEEALLAGWQADERDLFQRIDPIGHYFALQIADFLDAIQAGHPPKVTGADGRRVVELFSAIYESQRINAPVKLPL